A region of Corvus cornix cornix isolate S_Up_H32 chromosome 3, ASM73873v5, whole genome shotgun sequence DNA encodes the following proteins:
- the GCFC2 gene encoding intron Large complex component GCFC2 isoform X2, with amino-acid sequence MFRRPPRNFRGRRRAASSGSSEDEPEPEPAAAPSPDSGASSPSERDAEAEGDPPAGPGAEGPLPAEEPARSSRGRARRAGAGTAPGQRRTGAAAGPGRAGKELLSFGGEEEREGEEFFKVKKPSFNEVTFRIKKRESLLPAQTEAEESKKICQLEPGTGDTKGTCEEQEEENEDETYSSLNEDYNSSDSENESSSPQRRKDLSPRDIPSAAHIEAARRKRHLARTEADYLPLDVSNSPLVPQRRGNSDLDSEDESETTNLDFAPKMRTLRQRMTEDMVSVGDGSSDDEAKWEEQQIKKAVKLSQEICDDASVRKYEPAKPKFDTSVSLPPVNLEIVKKRLTERITSLQDVHRAHQREYEKYMEDIESSKMSVQELEKSSEAALNYKFYRAMKTYVENLINCLNEKLKDINELEWAVHALLQQRALRVSKRRQEELKNESAYVQHLTSGNDKPTKSRLEGDEKTQILEMCEHRRTCRRQAREQSGEGDHHEGLSSDEELTPTEVDEFQKSKDNVLEDSRKIFEDVHADFCDIRKILLKFQEWKEKFPDSYCDAYISFCLPKLLNPLIRVQLISWNPLEQNFTELEEMPWFRAIEEFSDAENVSESKRDDDHDKEVLPRVIEKTILPKITAFVKSVWDPLSTSQTKNLVQLCNNIFGRQILSKNESSRAREDLMNTIVLRMKKSVEEDVFIPLYPKSTVEDKSSLHSKFQERRFWSAVKLLSNVVLWDGIIQEDKVRDLGLNKLLNRYLLLNILNTPLGLDNIEKCNKVVACLPERWFQDLKGGSTLPELLNFSQHLLQCARVLHKDNHSDEIKEVLLLLVKIGALHIVEGFMEEHELEHLKPMIRK; translated from the exons ATGTTCCGCCGTCCCCCGCGTAATTTCCGCGGCCGGCGGCGCGCAGCCTCCAGCGGCAGCAGCGAGGACGAGCCAGAGCCGGAGCCGGCCGCCGCCCCGTCCCCAGACTCCGGCGCCAGCTCGCCCTCGGAGCGGGACGCGGAGGCCGAGGGGGATCCCCCCGCGGGGCCCGGCGCGGAGGGGCCGCTGCCCGCGGAGGAGCCGGCGCGCAGCTCCCGCGGCCGGGCGCGCAGAGCAGGGgcgggcacagccccagggcagcgCCGAACCGGGGccgcagcggggccgggccgcgccgggaaggagctgctgagcttcGGCGGCGAGGAGGAACGGGAAG GTGAAGagttttttaaagttaaaaagcCATCCTTCAATGAAGTAACCTTTAGaattaaaaagagggaaagcCTATTGCCTGCACAGACAGaagctgaagaaagcaaaa AAATCTGTCAGTTGGAGCCTGGAACTGGCGACACCAAAGGCACTTgtgaagagcaggaggaggagaatgagGATGAAACTTATTCTTCACTGAATGAAGACTACAACAGCTCAGACTCTGAAAATGAATCCAGCTCtccacagaggagaaaggattTATCACCAC GCGATATCCCCAGTGCAGCTCACATTGAGGCTGCTCGGAGGAAGCGTCACTTAGCCAGGACAGAGGCTGATTATCTTCCCCTGGATGTGTCAAACAGTCCTCTGGTCCCTCAGAGAAGAGGAAATAGTGATTTAGACAGTGAAGATGAGTCTGAAACAACAAATCTCGATTTTGCTCCTAAAATGAGAACTCTTAGGCAGAGGATGACTGAAGATATGG TGTCTGTGGGTGATGGATCAAGTGATGATGAAGCCAAGTGGGAAGAACAGCAGATAAAGAAAGCTGTTAAACTTTCTCAG GAAATTTGTGATGATGCCTCTGTGCGTAAATATGAACCAGCCAAACCCAAATTTGATACCTCTGTTTCTCTACCACCTGTGAATTTGGAAATTGTGAAGAAGCGACTGACTGAAAG GATCACATCCTTACAGGATGTGCACCGTGCCCACCAGAGAGAGTATGAAAAATATATGGAGGATATTGAGAGCTCGAAGATGTCTGTCCAGGAATTAGAGAAGTCTTCAGAAGCAGCTCTGAATTACAAATTCTACAGGGCCATGAAAACATATGTAGAAAACTTGATAAACTGTTTGAATGAAAAA CTGAAGGACATTAATGAACTGGAATGGGCTGTACATGCACTTCTTCAGCAACGAGCCTTGAGAGTATCGAAGCGAAGGCAAGAGGAGCTGAAAAATGAATCTGCTTATGTTCAGCATCTGACAA GTGGGAATgacaaaccaacaaaaagtaGATTGGAAGGTGATGAGAAGACCCAGATTCTGGAAATGTGTGAGCATCGAAG GACTTGCAGGCGGCAGGCGAGGGAACAATCAGGAGAAGGAGATCACCACGAGGGCTTGTCGAGTGACGAGGAGCTGACTCCCACAGAGGTGGATGAGTTCCAGAAGAGCAAAG ATAACGTTTTAGAGGATAGTAGGAAAATCTTTGAAGATGTACATGCAGATTTTTGTGACATCAGAAAAATCCTGTTGAAATTCCAGGAATGGAAAGAGAAGTTTCCTGACTCCTACTGTGATGCTtacatcagtttctgcctgccTAAGCTATTAAATCCATTGATCAGAGTTCAATTAATAAGTTGGAATCCTCTTGAG CAGAATTTTACAGAGCTGGAAGAGATGCCCTGGTTCAGAGCTATAGAAGAATTCAGTGATGCAGAAAATGTATCTGAATCAAAAAGGGATGATGATCATGATAAAGAAGTTTTGCCTAGAGTGATTGAAAAAACTATCCTTCCTAAAATTACAG catttgtgaAGAGTGTGTGGGATCCTTTATCTACTTCACAGACAAAGAACCTTGTACAGCTTTGCAATAACATCTTTGGAAGACAAATCCTTTCCAAAAATGAATCCAGTCGAGCAAGAGAG gATTTGATGAACACAATTGTCCTAAGGATGAAGAAATCTGTAGAGGAAGATGTCTTTATTCCTCTTTATCCAAAAAG CACTGTGGAAGACAAGTCATCACTACATTCAAAATTTCAAGAAAGACGGTTTTGGTCAGCTGTTAAG CTGCTCTCCAATGTTGTTCTTTGGGATGGGATCATCCAGGAAGACAAAGTCCGTGATTTGGGACTGAACAAGTTGCTGAATCGTTACCTTCTCCTGAACATCCTAAACACACCTCTAGGGCTGGATAATATAGAAAAGTGTAATAAG GTGGTTGCATGCCTCCCAGAAAGATGGTTCCAAGATCTCAAGGGAGGATCGACTCTCCCTGAATTACTGAACTTCAGCCAGCACTTGCTGCAATGTGCCCGTGTGCTACACAAGGACAATCACAG tgatgaaataaaagaagttcTTCTCCTGCTGGTGAAAATTGGAGCTCTGCATATCGTAGAAGGCTTCATGGAAGAGCATGAACTTGAACACCTTAAACCAATGATTAGGAAATAG
- the GCFC2 gene encoding intron Large complex component GCFC2 isoform X4, whose product MFRRPPRNFRGRRRAASSGSSEDEPEPEPAAAPSPDSGASSPSERDAEAEGDPPAGPGAEGPLPAEEPARSSRGRARRAGAGTAPGQRRTGAAAGPGRAGKELLSFGGEEEREGEEFFKVKKPSFNEVTFRIKKRESLLPAQTEAEESKKICQLEPGTGDTKGTCEEQEEENEDETYSSLNEDYNSSDSENESSSPQRRKDLSPRDIPSAAHIEAARRKRHLARTEADYLPLDVSNSPLVPQRRGNSDLDSEDESETTNLDFAPKMRTLRQRMTEDMVSVGDGSSDDEAKWEEQQIKKAVKLSQEICDDASVRKYEPAKPKFDTSVSLPPVNLEIVKKRLTERITSLQDVHRAHQREYEKYMEDIESSKMSVQELEKSSEAALNYKFYRAMKTYVENLINCLNEKLKDINELEWAVHALLQQRALRVSKRRQEELKNESAYVQHLTSGNDKPTKSRLEGDEKTQILEMCEHRRTCRRQAREQSGEGDHHEGLSSDEELTPTEVDEFQKSKDNVLEDSRKIFEDVHADFCDIRKILLKFQEWKEKFPDSYCDAYISFCLPKLLNPLIRVQLISWNPLENFTELEEMPWFRAIEEFSDAENVSESKRDDDHDKEVLPRVIEKTILPKITAFVKSVWDPLSTSQTKNLVQLCNNIFGRQILSKNESSRAREDLMNTIVLRMKKSVEEDVFIPLYPKSTVEDKSSLHSKFQERRFWSAVKLLSNVVLWDGIIQEDKVRDLGLNKLLNRYLLLNILNTPLGLDNIEKCNKVVACLPERWFQDLKGGSTLPELLNFSQHLLQCARVLHKDNHSDEIKEVLLLLVKIGALHIVEGFMEEHELEHLKPMIRK is encoded by the exons ATGTTCCGCCGTCCCCCGCGTAATTTCCGCGGCCGGCGGCGCGCAGCCTCCAGCGGCAGCAGCGAGGACGAGCCAGAGCCGGAGCCGGCCGCCGCCCCGTCCCCAGACTCCGGCGCCAGCTCGCCCTCGGAGCGGGACGCGGAGGCCGAGGGGGATCCCCCCGCGGGGCCCGGCGCGGAGGGGCCGCTGCCCGCGGAGGAGCCGGCGCGCAGCTCCCGCGGCCGGGCGCGCAGAGCAGGGgcgggcacagccccagggcagcgCCGAACCGGGGccgcagcggggccgggccgcgccgggaaggagctgctgagcttcGGCGGCGAGGAGGAACGGGAAG GTGAAGagttttttaaagttaaaaagcCATCCTTCAATGAAGTAACCTTTAGaattaaaaagagggaaagcCTATTGCCTGCACAGACAGaagctgaagaaagcaaaa AAATCTGTCAGTTGGAGCCTGGAACTGGCGACACCAAAGGCACTTgtgaagagcaggaggaggagaatgagGATGAAACTTATTCTTCACTGAATGAAGACTACAACAGCTCAGACTCTGAAAATGAATCCAGCTCtccacagaggagaaaggattTATCACCAC GCGATATCCCCAGTGCAGCTCACATTGAGGCTGCTCGGAGGAAGCGTCACTTAGCCAGGACAGAGGCTGATTATCTTCCCCTGGATGTGTCAAACAGTCCTCTGGTCCCTCAGAGAAGAGGAAATAGTGATTTAGACAGTGAAGATGAGTCTGAAACAACAAATCTCGATTTTGCTCCTAAAATGAGAACTCTTAGGCAGAGGATGACTGAAGATATGG TGTCTGTGGGTGATGGATCAAGTGATGATGAAGCCAAGTGGGAAGAACAGCAGATAAAGAAAGCTGTTAAACTTTCTCAG GAAATTTGTGATGATGCCTCTGTGCGTAAATATGAACCAGCCAAACCCAAATTTGATACCTCTGTTTCTCTACCACCTGTGAATTTGGAAATTGTGAAGAAGCGACTGACTGAAAG GATCACATCCTTACAGGATGTGCACCGTGCCCACCAGAGAGAGTATGAAAAATATATGGAGGATATTGAGAGCTCGAAGATGTCTGTCCAGGAATTAGAGAAGTCTTCAGAAGCAGCTCTGAATTACAAATTCTACAGGGCCATGAAAACATATGTAGAAAACTTGATAAACTGTTTGAATGAAAAA CTGAAGGACATTAATGAACTGGAATGGGCTGTACATGCACTTCTTCAGCAACGAGCCTTGAGAGTATCGAAGCGAAGGCAAGAGGAGCTGAAAAATGAATCTGCTTATGTTCAGCATCTGACAA GTGGGAATgacaaaccaacaaaaagtaGATTGGAAGGTGATGAGAAGACCCAGATTCTGGAAATGTGTGAGCATCGAAG GACTTGCAGGCGGCAGGCGAGGGAACAATCAGGAGAAGGAGATCACCACGAGGGCTTGTCGAGTGACGAGGAGCTGACTCCCACAGAGGTGGATGAGTTCCAGAAGAGCAAAG ATAACGTTTTAGAGGATAGTAGGAAAATCTTTGAAGATGTACATGCAGATTTTTGTGACATCAGAAAAATCCTGTTGAAATTCCAGGAATGGAAAGAGAAGTTTCCTGACTCCTACTGTGATGCTtacatcagtttctgcctgccTAAGCTATTAAATCCATTGATCAGAGTTCAATTAATAAGTTGGAATCCTCTTGAG AATTTTACAGAGCTGGAAGAGATGCCCTGGTTCAGAGCTATAGAAGAATTCAGTGATGCAGAAAATGTATCTGAATCAAAAAGGGATGATGATCATGATAAAGAAGTTTTGCCTAGAGTGATTGAAAAAACTATCCTTCCTAAAATTACAG catttgtgaAGAGTGTGTGGGATCCTTTATCTACTTCACAGACAAAGAACCTTGTACAGCTTTGCAATAACATCTTTGGAAGACAAATCCTTTCCAAAAATGAATCCAGTCGAGCAAGAGAG gATTTGATGAACACAATTGTCCTAAGGATGAAGAAATCTGTAGAGGAAGATGTCTTTATTCCTCTTTATCCAAAAAG CACTGTGGAAGACAAGTCATCACTACATTCAAAATTTCAAGAAAGACGGTTTTGGTCAGCTGTTAAG CTGCTCTCCAATGTTGTTCTTTGGGATGGGATCATCCAGGAAGACAAAGTCCGTGATTTGGGACTGAACAAGTTGCTGAATCGTTACCTTCTCCTGAACATCCTAAACACACCTCTAGGGCTGGATAATATAGAAAAGTGTAATAAG GTGGTTGCATGCCTCCCAGAAAGATGGTTCCAAGATCTCAAGGGAGGATCGACTCTCCCTGAATTACTGAACTTCAGCCAGCACTTGCTGCAATGTGCCCGTGTGCTACACAAGGACAATCACAG tgatgaaataaaagaagttcTTCTCCTGCTGGTGAAAATTGGAGCTCTGCATATCGTAGAAGGCTTCATGGAAGAGCATGAACTTGAACACCTTAAACCAATGATTAGGAAATAG
- the GCFC2 gene encoding intron Large complex component GCFC2 isoform X3: MFRRPPRNFRGRRRAASSGSSEDEPEPEPAAAPSPDSGASSPSERDAEAEGDPPAGPGAEGPLPAEEPARSSRGRARRAGAGTAPGQRRTGAAAGPGRAGKELLSFGGEEEREGEEFFKVKKPSFNEVTFRIKKRESLLPAQTEAEESKKICQLEPGTGDTKGTCEEQEEENEDETYSSLNEDYNSSDSENESSSPQRRKDLSPPGDIPSAAHIEAARRKRHLARTEADYLPLDVSNSPLVPQRRGNSDLDSEDESETTNLDFAPKMRTLRQRMTEDMVSVGDGSSDDEAKWEEQQIKKAVKLSQEICDDASVRKYEPAKPKFDTSVSLPPVNLEIVKKRLTERITSLQDVHRAHQREYEKYMEDIESSKMSVQELEKSSEAALNYKFYRAMKTYVENLINCLNEKLKDINELEWAVHALLQQRALRVSKRRQEELKNESAYVQHLTSGNDKPTKSRLEGDEKTQILEMCEHRRTCRRQAREQSGEGDHHEGLSSDEELTPTEVDEFQKSKDNVLEDSRKIFEDVHADFCDIRKILLKFQEWKEKFPDSYCDAYISFCLPKLLNPLIRVQLISWNPLENFTELEEMPWFRAIEEFSDAENVSESKRDDDHDKEVLPRVIEKTILPKITAFVKSVWDPLSTSQTKNLVQLCNNIFGRQILSKNESSRAREDLMNTIVLRMKKSVEEDVFIPLYPKSTVEDKSSLHSKFQERRFWSAVKLLSNVVLWDGIIQEDKVRDLGLNKLLNRYLLLNILNTPLGLDNIEKCNKVVACLPERWFQDLKGGSTLPELLNFSQHLLQCARVLHKDNHSDEIKEVLLLLVKIGALHIVEGFMEEHELEHLKPMIRK; encoded by the exons ATGTTCCGCCGTCCCCCGCGTAATTTCCGCGGCCGGCGGCGCGCAGCCTCCAGCGGCAGCAGCGAGGACGAGCCAGAGCCGGAGCCGGCCGCCGCCCCGTCCCCAGACTCCGGCGCCAGCTCGCCCTCGGAGCGGGACGCGGAGGCCGAGGGGGATCCCCCCGCGGGGCCCGGCGCGGAGGGGCCGCTGCCCGCGGAGGAGCCGGCGCGCAGCTCCCGCGGCCGGGCGCGCAGAGCAGGGgcgggcacagccccagggcagcgCCGAACCGGGGccgcagcggggccgggccgcgccgggaaggagctgctgagcttcGGCGGCGAGGAGGAACGGGAAG GTGAAGagttttttaaagttaaaaagcCATCCTTCAATGAAGTAACCTTTAGaattaaaaagagggaaagcCTATTGCCTGCACAGACAGaagctgaagaaagcaaaa AAATCTGTCAGTTGGAGCCTGGAACTGGCGACACCAAAGGCACTTgtgaagagcaggaggaggagaatgagGATGAAACTTATTCTTCACTGAATGAAGACTACAACAGCTCAGACTCTGAAAATGAATCCAGCTCtccacagaggagaaaggattTATCACCAC CAGGCGATATCCCCAGTGCAGCTCACATTGAGGCTGCTCGGAGGAAGCGTCACTTAGCCAGGACAGAGGCTGATTATCTTCCCCTGGATGTGTCAAACAGTCCTCTGGTCCCTCAGAGAAGAGGAAATAGTGATTTAGACAGTGAAGATGAGTCTGAAACAACAAATCTCGATTTTGCTCCTAAAATGAGAACTCTTAGGCAGAGGATGACTGAAGATATGG TGTCTGTGGGTGATGGATCAAGTGATGATGAAGCCAAGTGGGAAGAACAGCAGATAAAGAAAGCTGTTAAACTTTCTCAG GAAATTTGTGATGATGCCTCTGTGCGTAAATATGAACCAGCCAAACCCAAATTTGATACCTCTGTTTCTCTACCACCTGTGAATTTGGAAATTGTGAAGAAGCGACTGACTGAAAG GATCACATCCTTACAGGATGTGCACCGTGCCCACCAGAGAGAGTATGAAAAATATATGGAGGATATTGAGAGCTCGAAGATGTCTGTCCAGGAATTAGAGAAGTCTTCAGAAGCAGCTCTGAATTACAAATTCTACAGGGCCATGAAAACATATGTAGAAAACTTGATAAACTGTTTGAATGAAAAA CTGAAGGACATTAATGAACTGGAATGGGCTGTACATGCACTTCTTCAGCAACGAGCCTTGAGAGTATCGAAGCGAAGGCAAGAGGAGCTGAAAAATGAATCTGCTTATGTTCAGCATCTGACAA GTGGGAATgacaaaccaacaaaaagtaGATTGGAAGGTGATGAGAAGACCCAGATTCTGGAAATGTGTGAGCATCGAAG GACTTGCAGGCGGCAGGCGAGGGAACAATCAGGAGAAGGAGATCACCACGAGGGCTTGTCGAGTGACGAGGAGCTGACTCCCACAGAGGTGGATGAGTTCCAGAAGAGCAAAG ATAACGTTTTAGAGGATAGTAGGAAAATCTTTGAAGATGTACATGCAGATTTTTGTGACATCAGAAAAATCCTGTTGAAATTCCAGGAATGGAAAGAGAAGTTTCCTGACTCCTACTGTGATGCTtacatcagtttctgcctgccTAAGCTATTAAATCCATTGATCAGAGTTCAATTAATAAGTTGGAATCCTCTTGAG AATTTTACAGAGCTGGAAGAGATGCCCTGGTTCAGAGCTATAGAAGAATTCAGTGATGCAGAAAATGTATCTGAATCAAAAAGGGATGATGATCATGATAAAGAAGTTTTGCCTAGAGTGATTGAAAAAACTATCCTTCCTAAAATTACAG catttgtgaAGAGTGTGTGGGATCCTTTATCTACTTCACAGACAAAGAACCTTGTACAGCTTTGCAATAACATCTTTGGAAGACAAATCCTTTCCAAAAATGAATCCAGTCGAGCAAGAGAG gATTTGATGAACACAATTGTCCTAAGGATGAAGAAATCTGTAGAGGAAGATGTCTTTATTCCTCTTTATCCAAAAAG CACTGTGGAAGACAAGTCATCACTACATTCAAAATTTCAAGAAAGACGGTTTTGGTCAGCTGTTAAG CTGCTCTCCAATGTTGTTCTTTGGGATGGGATCATCCAGGAAGACAAAGTCCGTGATTTGGGACTGAACAAGTTGCTGAATCGTTACCTTCTCCTGAACATCCTAAACACACCTCTAGGGCTGGATAATATAGAAAAGTGTAATAAG GTGGTTGCATGCCTCCCAGAAAGATGGTTCCAAGATCTCAAGGGAGGATCGACTCTCCCTGAATTACTGAACTTCAGCCAGCACTTGCTGCAATGTGCCCGTGTGCTACACAAGGACAATCACAG tgatgaaataaaagaagttcTTCTCCTGCTGGTGAAAATTGGAGCTCTGCATATCGTAGAAGGCTTCATGGAAGAGCATGAACTTGAACACCTTAAACCAATGATTAGGAAATAG
- the GCFC2 gene encoding intron Large complex component GCFC2 isoform X1: MFRRPPRNFRGRRRAASSGSSEDEPEPEPAAAPSPDSGASSPSERDAEAEGDPPAGPGAEGPLPAEEPARSSRGRARRAGAGTAPGQRRTGAAAGPGRAGKELLSFGGEEEREGEEFFKVKKPSFNEVTFRIKKRESLLPAQTEAEESKKICQLEPGTGDTKGTCEEQEEENEDETYSSLNEDYNSSDSENESSSPQRRKDLSPPGDIPSAAHIEAARRKRHLARTEADYLPLDVSNSPLVPQRRGNSDLDSEDESETTNLDFAPKMRTLRQRMTEDMVSVGDGSSDDEAKWEEQQIKKAVKLSQEICDDASVRKYEPAKPKFDTSVSLPPVNLEIVKKRLTERITSLQDVHRAHQREYEKYMEDIESSKMSVQELEKSSEAALNYKFYRAMKTYVENLINCLNEKLKDINELEWAVHALLQQRALRVSKRRQEELKNESAYVQHLTSGNDKPTKSRLEGDEKTQILEMCEHRRTCRRQAREQSGEGDHHEGLSSDEELTPTEVDEFQKSKDNVLEDSRKIFEDVHADFCDIRKILLKFQEWKEKFPDSYCDAYISFCLPKLLNPLIRVQLISWNPLEQNFTELEEMPWFRAIEEFSDAENVSESKRDDDHDKEVLPRVIEKTILPKITAFVKSVWDPLSTSQTKNLVQLCNNIFGRQILSKNESSRAREDLMNTIVLRMKKSVEEDVFIPLYPKSTVEDKSSLHSKFQERRFWSAVKLLSNVVLWDGIIQEDKVRDLGLNKLLNRYLLLNILNTPLGLDNIEKCNKVVACLPERWFQDLKGGSTLPELLNFSQHLLQCARVLHKDNHSDEIKEVLLLLVKIGALHIVEGFMEEHELEHLKPMIRK; this comes from the exons ATGTTCCGCCGTCCCCCGCGTAATTTCCGCGGCCGGCGGCGCGCAGCCTCCAGCGGCAGCAGCGAGGACGAGCCAGAGCCGGAGCCGGCCGCCGCCCCGTCCCCAGACTCCGGCGCCAGCTCGCCCTCGGAGCGGGACGCGGAGGCCGAGGGGGATCCCCCCGCGGGGCCCGGCGCGGAGGGGCCGCTGCCCGCGGAGGAGCCGGCGCGCAGCTCCCGCGGCCGGGCGCGCAGAGCAGGGgcgggcacagccccagggcagcgCCGAACCGGGGccgcagcggggccgggccgcgccgggaaggagctgctgagcttcGGCGGCGAGGAGGAACGGGAAG GTGAAGagttttttaaagttaaaaagcCATCCTTCAATGAAGTAACCTTTAGaattaaaaagagggaaagcCTATTGCCTGCACAGACAGaagctgaagaaagcaaaa AAATCTGTCAGTTGGAGCCTGGAACTGGCGACACCAAAGGCACTTgtgaagagcaggaggaggagaatgagGATGAAACTTATTCTTCACTGAATGAAGACTACAACAGCTCAGACTCTGAAAATGAATCCAGCTCtccacagaggagaaaggattTATCACCAC CAGGCGATATCCCCAGTGCAGCTCACATTGAGGCTGCTCGGAGGAAGCGTCACTTAGCCAGGACAGAGGCTGATTATCTTCCCCTGGATGTGTCAAACAGTCCTCTGGTCCCTCAGAGAAGAGGAAATAGTGATTTAGACAGTGAAGATGAGTCTGAAACAACAAATCTCGATTTTGCTCCTAAAATGAGAACTCTTAGGCAGAGGATGACTGAAGATATGG TGTCTGTGGGTGATGGATCAAGTGATGATGAAGCCAAGTGGGAAGAACAGCAGATAAAGAAAGCTGTTAAACTTTCTCAG GAAATTTGTGATGATGCCTCTGTGCGTAAATATGAACCAGCCAAACCCAAATTTGATACCTCTGTTTCTCTACCACCTGTGAATTTGGAAATTGTGAAGAAGCGACTGACTGAAAG GATCACATCCTTACAGGATGTGCACCGTGCCCACCAGAGAGAGTATGAAAAATATATGGAGGATATTGAGAGCTCGAAGATGTCTGTCCAGGAATTAGAGAAGTCTTCAGAAGCAGCTCTGAATTACAAATTCTACAGGGCCATGAAAACATATGTAGAAAACTTGATAAACTGTTTGAATGAAAAA CTGAAGGACATTAATGAACTGGAATGGGCTGTACATGCACTTCTTCAGCAACGAGCCTTGAGAGTATCGAAGCGAAGGCAAGAGGAGCTGAAAAATGAATCTGCTTATGTTCAGCATCTGACAA GTGGGAATgacaaaccaacaaaaagtaGATTGGAAGGTGATGAGAAGACCCAGATTCTGGAAATGTGTGAGCATCGAAG GACTTGCAGGCGGCAGGCGAGGGAACAATCAGGAGAAGGAGATCACCACGAGGGCTTGTCGAGTGACGAGGAGCTGACTCCCACAGAGGTGGATGAGTTCCAGAAGAGCAAAG ATAACGTTTTAGAGGATAGTAGGAAAATCTTTGAAGATGTACATGCAGATTTTTGTGACATCAGAAAAATCCTGTTGAAATTCCAGGAATGGAAAGAGAAGTTTCCTGACTCCTACTGTGATGCTtacatcagtttctgcctgccTAAGCTATTAAATCCATTGATCAGAGTTCAATTAATAAGTTGGAATCCTCTTGAG CAGAATTTTACAGAGCTGGAAGAGATGCCCTGGTTCAGAGCTATAGAAGAATTCAGTGATGCAGAAAATGTATCTGAATCAAAAAGGGATGATGATCATGATAAAGAAGTTTTGCCTAGAGTGATTGAAAAAACTATCCTTCCTAAAATTACAG catttgtgaAGAGTGTGTGGGATCCTTTATCTACTTCACAGACAAAGAACCTTGTACAGCTTTGCAATAACATCTTTGGAAGACAAATCCTTTCCAAAAATGAATCCAGTCGAGCAAGAGAG gATTTGATGAACACAATTGTCCTAAGGATGAAGAAATCTGTAGAGGAAGATGTCTTTATTCCTCTTTATCCAAAAAG CACTGTGGAAGACAAGTCATCACTACATTCAAAATTTCAAGAAAGACGGTTTTGGTCAGCTGTTAAG CTGCTCTCCAATGTTGTTCTTTGGGATGGGATCATCCAGGAAGACAAAGTCCGTGATTTGGGACTGAACAAGTTGCTGAATCGTTACCTTCTCCTGAACATCCTAAACACACCTCTAGGGCTGGATAATATAGAAAAGTGTAATAAG GTGGTTGCATGCCTCCCAGAAAGATGGTTCCAAGATCTCAAGGGAGGATCGACTCTCCCTGAATTACTGAACTTCAGCCAGCACTTGCTGCAATGTGCCCGTGTGCTACACAAGGACAATCACAG tgatgaaataaaagaagttcTTCTCCTGCTGGTGAAAATTGGAGCTCTGCATATCGTAGAAGGCTTCATGGAAGAGCATGAACTTGAACACCTTAAACCAATGATTAGGAAATAG
- the MRPL19 gene encoding 39S ribosomal protein L19, mitochondrial, which yields MAAACGRLAPRGAAIALPGRCFSLSGYRVSSDGKPPKFQPPPKPVIIDRKTQKEERRFLSPEFIPPRGRTDPLKYYIERKDMIQRRKVFNIPEFYVGSVLAVTTADPYASDKSKRFVGICIHRGGKGLGATFVLRNVIEDQGVEICYELYSPRIQAIEVLKLEKRLDENLMYLRDALPEYSTFDVNMKPVPLMDHEEIPVNKLQVRMKPKPWSKRWERPKYNIKGIKFELPEHKMKAAQKWSQPWLEFDMLREYDTSKIEEKIWKELSEELEK from the exons ATGGCGGCTGCCTGTGGGAGGCTGGCGCCGAGGGGCGCCGCCATCGCCCTGCCCGGCC GGTGTTTTTCTTTATCGGGGTACCGAGTGAGCAGCGATGGAAAGCCACCGAAATTCCAGCCGCCTCCGAAGCCCGTCATTATTGACAGGAAGACgcagaaggaggagaggag GTTCCTGAGCCCTGAATTTATACCTCCCAGAGGGAGAACAGATCCTCTTAAATACTATATAGAAAGAAAGGATATgatacagagaagaaaagtcTTCAACATCCCAGAATTCTATGTTG GCAGTGTACTAGCTGTGACAACTGCGGATCCCTATGCCAGTGACAAATCCAAGCGGTTTGTTGGGATCTGCATTcacagaggagggaagggactCGGCGCTACCTTTGTCCTTCGGAATGTCATAGAAGACCAAG GGGTTGAAATCTGCTATGAACTGTACAGTCCTCGAATCCAGGCGATCGAGGTTCTGAAGCTGGAGAAGAGGCTGGATGAGAACCTGATGTACCTGCGAGATGCCCTCCCCGAGTACAGCACTTTCGATGTCAATATGAAACCTGTGCCTCTTATGGACCACGAGGAAATTCCTGTGAACAAG TTGCAGGTACGAATGAAACCTAAACCATGGTCAAAACGGTGGGAAAGACCCAAATATAATATAAAAGGAATAAAGTTTGAGCTACCAGaacataaaatgaaagcagcacagaagtgGAGCCAGCCATGGCTGGAATTTGACATGCTGAGAGAATATGATACTtcaaaaatagaggaaaaaatttgGAAAGAACTGAGTgaagaacttgaaaaataa